The nucleotide sequence TCCCGCTGGACGCCCCGTACCTGGGACGCGCCGCCGGTCCGCTGACCCGTACCGTGGCGGACGCGGCCCTGTTCATGGGTGTCCTGAGCCGGCCGGATTCCCGGGACTGGACAAGCCTGCCGCCGCAGGACATCGACTGGTCGGCGCCGGCCGGCGAGGTACGCGGACTGCGGGTGGGGGTGCACCTGGACGCCGGCTGCGGGGAGCCGTGCGACGCCGAGATCCTCGCCGCGGTGAACCGCGCCGCCACGGTCTTCGAGGCGGCGGGCGCCATTGTGGAGCCCGTCGAGCCGTTTATGAGCCAGGACCTCCTGGACGACCTGGATCTGTTCTGGCGGGTGCGGTCCTGGAACGACTTCCGCGCGCTGACGCCCGAGGCCGGGCTGCGCGTCCACCCCCACATCATCAGGTGGTGTCAGGGAGGCGCGGACGTACCGGGCACGAAGGTGCTCCAGTGCTACCAGCAGATCACGCGCATCCAGGCGCGGACCGTGGCGGCGACGGAACCGTACGATCTGGTGCTCTCGCCGGTGGCTCCGGTGGCGGCGTTTTCCGCCGAGCAGCCGATGCCGTTCACGGGGGACGCGAAAACCATGGCCCACATCGGCTTCACCGCGCCGTACAACATGTCGGGACAGCCCGCGGCGACCGTCAACTGCGGCTTTACGGCGGACCGTCGGCCCATCGGGGTGCAGATCGCGGGCCGCCGCTTCGACGATATCGGCGTCTTGAGGGCGGCGGCGTGGTACGAACGGAACCGGCCCGCCGAGGCGGTCCCGCACTGGCCGGACAGCGCCCCGGGTGCGCCCACCGGGGAGAAGCCGACATGTACCACGCTCGAAGGGAAGAAGCCGTGAGTGACGGTGCACAGTTCCGGCAGGTCTCACCGGTACGGCTCTACCAGCGCATCGTCGAGCAGATCGAGCAGGCGATCACGCGAGGTGATCTGAAGCCCGGTCAACGGCTGCCGAGCGAGCGGGAGTTGGTGACGCAGTTCGGGGCGAGCCGGCCCACGGTGCGGGAGGCCCTGCGCGTACTGGAGAGCAACGGCCTCGTCCGCTCGCGCCGGGTGATCCGAAGGGCCCGGAGATCCTGCCGTTCTCGCCGGCCGGCCTGACCAAGGAGATGACCCGGCTCGTCCAGTTCGACAACGTGTCGATGGCCGAGTTGATCTCGTTCCGCATGATCCTCGACGGGTCGGCGAGCCTGCTGGCGGCTCGGCTGCGGTCCGAGGAGGAGCTGTCCGCCATGGAGCGGACGCTCGCCGTCATGTC is from Streptomyces hygroscopicus and encodes:
- a CDS encoding GntR family transcriptional regulator; translation: MYHARREEAVSDGAQFRQVSPVRLYQRIVEQIEQAITRGDLKPGQRLPSERELVTQFGASRPTVREALRVLESNGLVRSRRVIRRARRSCRSRRPA
- a CDS encoding amidase, yielding MLTEQGLATMPAVEMVARFADRTLSPVQVHEAVQSVIEARESVLNAFWVRDPDESRKAAQASEARWAAGEPLGPIDGVPVTLKENVARRGVPMPAGNAGTDPVVPEADAPITARVLESGGVILGSTVMPDWGMLSSGVSSRHGISRSPWNAAWTTGGSSSGAGAAAAGGYGPLHVGTDIGGSIRLPGTWLGLATLKPSHGRIPLDAPYLGRAAGPLTRTVADAALFMGVLSRPDSRDWTSLPPQDIDWSAPAGEVRGLRVGVHLDAGCGEPCDAEILAAVNRAATVFEAAGAIVEPVEPFMSQDLLDDLDLFWRVRSWNDFRALTPEAGLRVHPHIIRWCQGGADVPGTKVLQCYQQITRIQARTVAATEPYDLVLSPVAPVAAFSAEQPMPFTGDAKTMAHIGFTAPYNMSGQPAATVNCGFTADRRPIGVQIAGRRFDDIGVLRAAAWYERNRPAEAVPHWPDSAPGAPTGEKPTCTTLEGKKP